Proteins encoded in a region of the Pseudomonas viciae genome:
- a CDS encoding phage tail assembly protein has translation MSWTPPVHVLLSPITADDESQIEQLPLKPLFYAAQKDALARAGDDEDEQFFELAKLATGLSTKELDQLKRPDYVSIAQYVHDMSTRPASYFLDDPQADPDQVQLLQPLSVAGRSLTSLTLEMPVLRATKAMKKLKTAKERAEFITAHCTGLMIPDLGLLSVPDWTQLQVRIDDFLNKPADYFRSATSK, from the coding sequence ATGTCCTGGACGCCTCCTGTTCACGTCCTGCTGTCGCCGATCACCGCTGACGACGAGTCGCAGATCGAGCAGCTCCCACTCAAACCCTTGTTCTACGCCGCGCAGAAAGACGCCCTGGCCCGTGCCGGCGATGATGAAGACGAGCAGTTTTTCGAACTGGCCAAACTGGCCACCGGCCTGTCGACCAAGGAGCTGGATCAGCTCAAACGCCCGGACTACGTCAGCATTGCCCAGTACGTGCACGACATGTCCACGCGCCCGGCGTCGTACTTTTTGGATGACCCACAGGCCGACCCCGACCAGGTGCAACTGCTGCAACCGCTGAGCGTGGCGGGTCGCAGCCTGACGTCGCTGACATTGGAAATGCCGGTGCTGCGCGCGACCAAGGCGATGAAGAAACTGAAGACGGCCAAGGAACGCGCCGAGTTCATCACCGCCCATTGCACCGGCCTGATGATTCCCGATCTCGGCCTGCTGAGCGTGCCCGACTGGACGCAACTTCAGGTGCGCATCGACGATTTTTTAAACAAACCGGCGGACTACTTTCGGAGCGCGACATCGAAGTAA
- a CDS encoding phage tail tape measure protein: MADDRYSLKYAAFNESGLAFGNTSLTSGVSAQGSGTSARDQLSGLNLALENVGLKLGLLTTAIESLTVKLSAQRAVGTAAKAESANEPKGKSGGIEPPELLKPAIAMDSAMADLKQAGQFSPRQIAEMAEPTQRIASAPLVAAGGTKAVDLVRIESLAASAGIGRDLPNASDRQFELLRFASDVGVTASAFRKPAMEVAEMMVGWRTSMKLSGAQAFDLADAINQLSKIPGGAKPGDIGAVLQRDGAAATTAGLAPAQAAALTAALLNTGTQQAEAGVALDNFTTALGKGDQASATEQAAWKQLGLEPNAVASGLRDKDTTSGTVMTVLAALNAQPAEKRSALAATLFSNGDGAVLRMAQKLADVNEAFGQVKDPAQYATSQLGDKGSVRQDALALSNTQQGQWNVLGARADRLSVATGNALAPVADSSLQALGSLADGMSELAESSPKATAAIVLVAAAIKPLVSALLKAVTDELSNQAAKRVLGTASVATVEAGASSSGVLRGMSASLRSFTRFIPGAFALSAAPEVVEGAMNGDARMIGAGLGTAGGGWAGASAGATAGATVGTFFGPLGTAIGGALGAVVGGLAGSWIGGESGSWLGDQLATPADKLPPPDQAAKALTNAQTSTAQNTMTANIYINGQDQASASQLANLVVQQLSGQFGLTTMPNTLAMRSDAALTDGGT; the protein is encoded by the coding sequence ATGGCGGACGATAGATATTCGCTCAAATACGCAGCCTTCAATGAGAGTGGGCTGGCGTTCGGTAATACCAGCCTCACGAGTGGTGTGTCAGCACAAGGCTCGGGCACGTCCGCCAGGGATCAGCTGTCTGGCCTCAACTTGGCGCTGGAAAACGTCGGGCTCAAGCTCGGTCTGCTGACCACCGCTATTGAGTCGTTGACCGTGAAACTTTCGGCACAACGAGCAGTAGGAACCGCTGCCAAGGCTGAGTCGGCCAATGAGCCAAAGGGTAAATCAGGTGGTATCGAACCGCCGGAGCTGCTTAAACCGGCGATAGCGATGGACTCGGCCATGGCCGATTTGAAGCAGGCGGGTCAATTTTCACCTCGTCAAATCGCAGAGATGGCGGAGCCCACTCAGCGCATCGCCAGCGCTCCGCTGGTGGCGGCCGGGGGGACCAAAGCGGTTGATCTGGTGAGAATCGAAAGCTTGGCAGCCAGTGCTGGCATCGGTCGCGATCTCCCCAATGCATCGGACCGACAGTTCGAACTGTTGCGCTTTGCCAGTGATGTTGGCGTCACTGCATCGGCGTTCAGAAAACCGGCCATGGAAGTCGCCGAGATGATGGTCGGCTGGCGCACCTCCATGAAGCTCAGCGGCGCTCAAGCCTTTGACCTGGCGGATGCCATCAACCAGTTGAGCAAGATCCCCGGTGGAGCGAAACCGGGAGACATAGGCGCCGTCTTGCAGCGTGACGGTGCGGCTGCGACGACGGCGGGCCTGGCTCCTGCGCAAGCGGCAGCGTTGACGGCGGCATTGCTCAATACCGGCACGCAACAGGCTGAAGCCGGCGTGGCGCTTGATAACTTCACGACTGCCCTGGGCAAGGGGGATCAGGCCTCTGCCACCGAGCAAGCGGCCTGGAAGCAACTGGGCCTGGAACCGAACGCGGTGGCGAGCGGCTTGCGTGACAAGGACACGACGTCTGGCACGGTGATGACGGTGCTCGCGGCCTTGAACGCGCAGCCGGCCGAAAAACGCTCGGCCCTTGCCGCCACGCTATTTAGCAATGGCGATGGAGCGGTGCTGCGCATGGCGCAGAAACTGGCCGATGTGAATGAAGCCTTCGGACAAGTGAAAGACCCGGCCCAATACGCCACGTCGCAGTTGGGTGATAAGGGCTCGGTCAGGCAGGACGCGTTGGCGCTGTCGAATACCCAGCAAGGCCAGTGGAATGTCTTGGGTGCACGTGCTGATCGTCTATCGGTGGCCACGGGCAATGCCTTGGCGCCTGTGGCGGATAGCTCGCTTCAGGCGTTGGGTTCGCTGGCCGATGGCATGAGTGAATTGGCTGAGTCCTCACCTAAAGCCACCGCTGCAATTGTGCTGGTTGCCGCAGCGATCAAACCGCTGGTGAGTGCGTTGCTCAAGGCGGTCACGGATGAGCTGAGCAACCAAGCGGCCAAACGAGTGTTGGGGACAGCGAGCGTTGCGACAGTTGAAGCAGGGGCGAGCTCCAGCGGTGTCTTGCGCGGCATGAGTGCTTCGTTGCGCTCGTTTACCCGCTTTATACCTGGAGCATTCGCACTGAGTGCCGCCCCCGAGGTGGTCGAAGGCGCGATGAACGGCGATGCCCGGATGATCGGCGCTGGCCTCGGAACCGCTGGCGGCGGCTGGGCAGGGGCGTCGGCAGGCGCTACCGCCGGAGCCACTGTCGGTACTTTTTTCGGTCCCCTCGGCACCGCCATTGGCGGAGCACTTGGCGCGGTCGTTGGCGGGCTGGCCGGCAGCTGGATCGGTGGAGAGTCGGGCTCCTGGCTGGGTGACCAACTCGCCACGCCCGCCGACAAGCTCCCCCCTCCGGACCAGGCCGCCAAAGCGCTGACCAATGCCCAGACCTCCACGGCACAGAACACCATGACCGCAAACATCTACATCAACGGTCAGGACCAGGCCAGCGCCAGTCAATTGGCCAACCTGGTGGTGCAGCAGCTCTCGGGCCAATTCGGCTTAACGACCATGCCCAACACACTCGCCATGCGCAGTGATGCGGCCCTGACCGACGGAGGTACGTGA
- a CDS encoding phage tail protein, which produces MRQQMALGSFIFGLSRNFAYHSLVRTSDGGWKSIDILTSKPKSSQVGQGLQGLTITGKSMYATAMDRLDELRALQAQRVPVPLVDGIGRNWGLWQINKVSETQTEIIDDGTAMVVGWVIELTEFANA; this is translated from the coding sequence ATGCGTCAACAAATGGCACTGGGCAGCTTCATTTTCGGCCTGTCCAGAAACTTCGCCTATCACTCCCTGGTACGCACCTCGGACGGTGGCTGGAAGAGCATCGACATCCTCACCAGCAAACCTAAGTCCAGCCAGGTCGGCCAAGGCCTGCAAGGGCTGACGATCACGGGCAAGTCGATGTACGCGACTGCCATGGATCGTCTCGATGAATTGCGTGCATTGCAGGCGCAACGCGTTCCTGTCCCGTTGGTTGACGGCATCGGCCGCAACTGGGGGTTGTGGCAGATCAACAAGGTGTCGGAAACCCAGACGGAGATCATTGATGACGGCACCGCGATGGTGGTCGGCTGGGTGATTGAATTAACGGAGTTCGCCAATGCGTAG
- a CDS encoding tail protein X — protein MRRVRSIAGDSVNLLLYRELERCDDAAEEALWLLNPGLAEWGPVLPAGVWVILPEVDLKPVAPTPVSAWD, from the coding sequence ATGCGTAGGGTTCGAAGCATCGCCGGTGATTCGGTGAATCTGTTGCTGTACCGCGAGCTGGAGCGTTGTGACGATGCCGCCGAAGAGGCGCTCTGGCTGCTCAATCCGGGGCTGGCCGAGTGGGGCCCGGTATTGCCGGCAGGGGTGTGGGTGATCCTGCCGGAAGTGGATCTCAAACCTGTCGCACCCACACCGGTTTCGGCCTGGGATTAA
- a CDS encoding contractile injection system protein, VgrG/Pvc8 family, producing MSLGFTPAVEIYGANAALLNERLLKWTHVDAAGIESDQLTLTISLDGLEGLPSLGGKIGLRVGYLESGLVDKGEFVITRRTPILFPLQLVLVAMAAPFSAADQTGFKQRRSASHGPTTLGALFRQLTSRHGFSPRVAPDLSLIKIEHIDQSNETDMGFLTRLAHRYDAVAKPVNELYVLARRGQAKSLSGKVLPEIKLSVTSNNRPGDNAFISAKLEETARAKYQGCKTSWWDAAGGKVRVEESGLAPFKTLRQRFQSADDARAAGEGEVRRMMREALKVKIGCPGNPGLSAEGIVLLDPSWPDFMRGRWSIDKVTASGDREKSYRCEIDATCLDARA from the coding sequence ATGTCACTGGGTTTCACACCTGCGGTGGAAATTTACGGTGCGAACGCTGCACTGCTCAACGAGCGCTTGCTCAAGTGGACGCACGTCGATGCGGCGGGGATCGAGTCCGATCAACTGACGCTGACGATCAGTCTGGACGGGCTTGAAGGGTTGCCCAGCCTGGGCGGAAAAATCGGTCTGCGGGTTGGTTACCTGGAGTCGGGGCTGGTGGATAAAGGCGAGTTCGTCATTACCCGACGCACGCCGATCCTGTTTCCCTTGCAGCTTGTCCTGGTGGCCATGGCGGCGCCGTTCAGTGCGGCGGACCAGACCGGGTTCAAACAACGCCGATCCGCCAGCCACGGCCCGACGACCCTGGGTGCGCTGTTTCGGCAATTGACCTCCAGGCACGGTTTTTCTCCTCGGGTAGCGCCGGACCTGTCGCTGATAAAAATCGAGCACATCGACCAGTCCAACGAGACCGACATGGGGTTCCTGACGCGCCTGGCCCACCGTTACGACGCCGTCGCCAAGCCGGTCAACGAGTTGTATGTGCTGGCTCGGCGTGGTCAGGCGAAGTCGTTGTCGGGCAAGGTGCTGCCAGAGATAAAGCTGTCGGTGACCAGCAATAATCGCCCGGGGGATAACGCCTTTATCTCGGCCAAGCTGGAGGAAACCGCCCGGGCGAAATACCAGGGCTGCAAGACCAGTTGGTGGGATGCGGCGGGCGGCAAAGTGCGCGTCGAGGAGAGCGGTCTCGCGCCGTTCAAGACCCTGCGCCAACGTTTCCAGAGCGCAGACGACGCCCGCGCCGCCGGTGAAGGCGAGGTACGGCGGATGATGCGCGAGGCCCTCAAGGTGAAGATCGGCTGCCCAGGCAACCCGGGCTTGTCCGCTGAAGGCATCGTGCTGCTGGACCCCTCCTGGCCGGACTTCATGCGCGGTCGCTGGTCGATCGACAAAGTCACCGCCAGCGGCGACCGGGAAAAAAGCTACCGCTGCGAGATTGACGCGACCTGCCTGGATGCCAGGGCCTGA
- a CDS encoding phage tail terminator protein, whose amino-acid sequence MKITPILTQLREQCPALANRVAAGTDLATLQTPCAYVVPINDLASANAAQNATRQAIRDRFEVTLILDSTDATTALDQLHDLRAELWRALVGFKPGGDYTGIEYDGGELVSINSSRVLYRLRFFAEYQLGRNLASQPAESWHERELDGLSSFTGATVRVDAIDPADPNLKRPGPDGRVELTFSGDVTP is encoded by the coding sequence ATGAAGATCACGCCGATCCTCACGCAGCTGCGTGAGCAATGCCCTGCGCTCGCCAATCGCGTGGCCGCGGGCACTGACCTCGCCACCTTGCAAACCCCCTGCGCCTACGTAGTGCCGATCAACGATCTGGCCAGTGCAAACGCTGCGCAAAACGCCACCCGGCAAGCGATCCGGGACCGCTTCGAAGTGACCCTGATACTCGACTCCACCGACGCGACAACAGCGCTGGATCAGTTGCACGACCTGCGGGCCGAGCTGTGGCGGGCGCTGGTGGGGTTTAAACCCGGTGGCGATTACACCGGCATCGAATACGACGGTGGAGAGCTGGTTTCCATCAACAGCAGCCGTGTGTTGTACCGGCTGCGCTTTTTCGCCGAGTACCAGCTGGGCCGCAACCTGGCGAGCCAGCCTGCCGAAAGCTGGCACGAACGTGAGCTGGACGGCTTGTCGTCCTTTACCGGGGCCACCGTGCGGGTCGATGCCATCGACCCGGCGGACCCCAACCTGAAACGTCCCGGCCCCGATGGGCGCGTGGAACTGACCTTCTCTGGAGACGTAACCCCATGA
- a CDS encoding DUF2635 domain-containing protein: MSKRITVLPAPGRAVPDPEAGDLLPLEGREVPDNAWWRRRLADGDITTKTVKAAKPQGAK; encoded by the coding sequence ATGAGCAAACGCATCACCGTGCTGCCGGCCCCGGGCCGTGCCGTACCGGACCCGGAAGCGGGCGATCTGTTGCCCCTCGAAGGCCGTGAAGTGCCGGACAACGCCTGGTGGCGTCGCCGTCTGGCCGATGGCGATATCACCACCAAAACCGTGAAAGCGGCAAAACCACAGGGAGCCAAATAA
- a CDS encoding phage tail sheath subtilisin-like domain-containing protein — MAIGFSNIPADIRVPLFYAEMDNSAANSASSAMRRLIVAQVNDNVAPAEVGKLVLVSSVALAKSIGGQGSMLASMYETWRKTDPLGEIWCLPLHNTAGAIAQGVLTLTGAATQSGVLNLYVGGVRVQAAIVNGATAAQAATALALKINAAADLPVTAVAAEGVVTLSAKWTGDSGNDIGLQFNRLGKSNGEDTPAGLTTAVTAMTGGAGVPDQTAAVAALGDEPFEFIAMPWSDLASLNTWQAVMDDSTGRWSWAKQLFGHVYSAKRGSIGTLVAAGQARNDQHMTIQALELGVPQPFWVQAAALAARTAVFISADASRPTQSGSLPGLDPAPASERFTLTERQSLLNYGIATAYYEGGYVRIQRSITTYQKNAFGQADNSYLDSETMHQSAFIVRRLQSVITSKYGRHKLASDGTRFGAGQPIVTPSTIRGELIAQYAKLELEGHVENAELFAEHLIVERDSQDPSRVNVLFPPDYINGLRVFALLNQFRLQYDDAA; from the coding sequence ATGGCGATCGGATTCAGCAACATTCCCGCGGACATTCGTGTTCCGCTGTTCTACGCCGAAATGGACAACTCGGCCGCCAATAGCGCGTCGTCGGCCATGCGCCGGTTGATCGTCGCCCAGGTCAACGACAACGTCGCCCCGGCCGAAGTCGGCAAACTGGTGCTGGTGTCCAGCGTCGCGCTGGCCAAGAGCATCGGCGGGCAGGGCTCGATGCTCGCCTCGATGTATGAAACCTGGCGCAAGACTGACCCGCTGGGTGAGATCTGGTGCCTGCCGCTGCACAACACCGCAGGGGCCATCGCACAAGGCGTGCTGACCCTCACCGGCGCCGCCACTCAAAGCGGTGTGCTCAACCTGTACGTGGGCGGCGTGCGCGTTCAGGCGGCCATCGTCAATGGTGCGACGGCCGCTCAAGCCGCCACCGCGCTGGCCTTGAAAATCAACGCCGCCGCCGACCTGCCGGTGACCGCGGTGGCCGCCGAAGGCGTGGTGACCCTCAGCGCCAAGTGGACCGGCGACAGTGGTAACGACATCGGCCTGCAATTCAATCGCCTGGGCAAGAGCAACGGCGAAGACACCCCGGCAGGCCTGACCACGGCTGTCACCGCCATGACCGGTGGCGCCGGTGTGCCGGACCAGACCGCCGCCGTCGCGGCCCTGGGCGACGAACCGTTCGAGTTCATCGCCATGCCATGGTCTGATCTGGCGAGCCTCAACACCTGGCAAGCAGTCATGGACGACAGCACCGGTCGCTGGTCCTGGGCCAAGCAGTTGTTCGGCCATGTCTACAGCGCCAAGCGCGGTAGCATCGGCACCCTGGTGGCGGCCGGTCAGGCGCGTAACGACCAGCACATGACCATCCAGGCCCTGGAGTTGGGCGTACCGCAACCGTTCTGGGTCCAGGCCGCCGCACTGGCCGCCCGCACTGCGGTGTTCATCTCCGCCGACGCCAGCCGTCCGACCCAGAGCGGCAGCCTGCCGGGCCTGGATCCGGCCCCGGCCAGCGAACGTTTCACCCTGACCGAGCGTCAGTCGCTGCTCAACTACGGCATCGCCACGGCTTATTACGAAGGCGGTTATGTACGTATCCAGCGTTCCATCACCACCTATCAGAAAAACGCCTTTGGCCAGGCTGACAACTCCTACCTGGACAGCGAAACCATGCACCAGTCGGCGTTCATCGTGCGGCGTCTGCAAAGCGTGATCACCAGCAAGTACGGTCGCCACAAACTGGCCTCCGACGGCACCCGTTTTGGCGCCGGCCAACCCATCGTGACGCCGAGCACCATTCGCGGTGAGCTGATCGCCCAGTACGCCAAGCTCGAACTGGAAGGCCACGTGGAAAATGCCGAGCTGTTTGCCGAGCACTTGATCGTCGAGCGCGATAGCCAGGACCCGAGCCGGGTCAACGTGCTGTTCCCGCCGGATTACATCAACGGCCTGCGGGTGTTCGCGCTGCTCAATCAATTCCGCCTGCAATACGACGATGCCGCCTGA
- a CDS encoding phage tail tube protein yields MGQLIAGTCYVKVDGAQLTINGGCEAPLMFTKRETVVPGFYKETDIAPSFKVTALHTADFPLKQLVAGTDMTVTCEFNNGKVYVLAGAYLVEEPVSKGDDAAIELKFEGIKGTWQ; encoded by the coding sequence ATGGGTCAACTGATTGCGGGCACCTGCTACGTCAAAGTGGACGGCGCTCAACTGACCATTAATGGCGGCTGCGAAGCGCCACTGATGTTCACCAAACGCGAAACCGTCGTACCAGGTTTCTACAAGGAAACCGACATCGCCCCGTCCTTCAAGGTGACGGCGCTGCACACCGCTGACTTCCCGCTCAAGCAACTGGTGGCCGGCACCGACATGACCGTCACCTGCGAATTCAACAACGGCAAAGTCTACGTGCTGGCCGGCGCCTATCTGGTGGAAGAGCCGGTTTCCAAAGGTGACGACGCCGCCATCGAACTGAAGTTCGAAGGCATCAAGGGGACCTGGCAATGA
- a CDS encoding phage tail assembly protein: MSDVVTLRVAIEAHGEPVSELTLRRPTVQEVRAIKALPYKIDKSEEVSLDMDVAAKYIAVCAGIPPSSVNQLDLADLNALSWAVASFFMSAASQPSAT; encoded by the coding sequence ATGAGCGATGTTGTGACACTGCGCGTGGCCATCGAGGCCCACGGCGAGCCTGTGAGCGAACTGACCCTGCGCCGTCCGACGGTGCAGGAAGTCCGGGCGATCAAGGCGCTGCCGTACAAGATCGACAAGAGCGAGGAGGTGAGCCTGGACATGGATGTCGCGGCCAAATACATCGCAGTCTGCGCGGGTATCCCACCGTCGTCGGTCAACCAGTTGGATCTGGCAGACCTCAACGCGCTGAGCTGGGCCGTCGCGAGTTTTTTCATGAGTGCGGCGTCGCAGCCATCGGCGACCTGA
- a CDS encoding phage tail tape measure protein, whose product MADTQKVEKKALLLTGIDELSPKLANLRAKVASFKQNLDATGLGSLDISALLPDGGLVKPFVEGLKSAEAFKGEVGAANVAASSLEAPEAPRVAAQSLDGLKTSISNVSVQFGSALGPAINAAAASLQPMVTGVAQVLQDNPQLVQGLATGVVAFNAIQTAVSGASQALEVVNLALKMNPIGLIAMGIALAAGMIIAHWTPISAFFAGLWQKLAPIVMPMVEFFKTMFAFTPLGQVISNWGPISSFFGALWNVIVAAATPIIGFMQTLFAWSPLGLIIANWAPLSGLFAAIWDLLKALTVPVMDALKGLFDWTPLGLIMANWGTIGEVFAGIWEGIRNQVSIMLAVFSGLFDWSPIEGLIKQWGPVGEWFTQWWDELQGVIAPIKAFFNGGFGEIITTFTGKVEGLTEAQRKTNAEGKGELAPAFFGGASEPPAGLSSNLAPTPGNLPAKTALAPGALPQTSSALVQQSAANNRTQLEGGLTVRFENAPAGLRADPPQTNQPALAVSSRIGYRSLSTGGSNELA is encoded by the coding sequence ATGGCAGACACACAAAAGGTAGAGAAAAAAGCGCTGCTGCTGACTGGCATCGACGAGCTGTCCCCCAAGCTCGCCAACCTTCGAGCGAAGGTCGCGAGCTTCAAGCAGAACCTCGATGCCACGGGCCTGGGCAGCCTGGATATTTCCGCGCTGCTCCCGGACGGCGGCCTGGTCAAGCCGTTCGTGGAAGGGCTCAAGTCAGCAGAGGCGTTCAAAGGTGAAGTGGGCGCGGCGAACGTGGCGGCCAGCAGCTTGGAGGCGCCTGAAGCGCCGCGTGTGGCGGCACAGAGCCTGGATGGATTGAAGACTTCCATCAGCAATGTATCGGTGCAGTTCGGCTCGGCGCTGGGGCCGGCGATCAACGCGGCAGCGGCCAGCTTGCAGCCGATGGTCACTGGTGTGGCTCAAGTGCTGCAGGACAACCCGCAACTGGTGCAGGGGCTGGCGACAGGTGTGGTGGCGTTCAATGCGATCCAGACGGCGGTCAGCGGTGCGAGTCAGGCCTTGGAAGTGGTCAACCTGGCCTTGAAGATGAACCCCATTGGCTTGATTGCCATGGGCATCGCCTTGGCGGCAGGCATGATCATCGCCCACTGGACGCCGATTTCGGCGTTCTTCGCCGGACTCTGGCAGAAGCTGGCGCCGATCGTTATGCCGATGGTCGAGTTCTTCAAGACGATGTTTGCCTTCACCCCGCTGGGGCAGGTGATCAGCAACTGGGGCCCGATCAGCAGCTTTTTTGGCGCACTCTGGAACGTGATCGTGGCGGCGGCAACCCCCATCATTGGCTTCATGCAAACATTGTTCGCCTGGTCACCCTTGGGTTTGATCATCGCCAACTGGGCGCCACTGAGCGGTCTGTTCGCGGCAATCTGGGACTTGCTCAAAGCCCTGACCGTGCCGGTGATGGACGCCTTGAAAGGCCTGTTCGACTGGACGCCGCTGGGGCTGATCATGGCCAACTGGGGCACGATCGGTGAAGTCTTCGCCGGGATCTGGGAAGGCATTCGCAATCAGGTGTCGATCATGCTGGCGGTGTTCAGCGGTTTGTTCGACTGGTCGCCCATCGAGGGTCTCATCAAACAGTGGGGACCGGTGGGTGAGTGGTTCACTCAATGGTGGGACGAGCTGCAGGGCGTGATCGCGCCGATCAAGGCGTTCTTCAACGGTGGCTTCGGCGAAATCATCACCACCTTCACCGGCAAGGTCGAAGGGCTGACCGAGGCGCAGCGAAAGACCAACGCCGAAGGCAAGGGTGAGCTGGCGCCGGCGTTTTTTGGCGGGGCCAGTGAACCGCCTGCGGGCCTGTCTTCCAACCTTGCGCCAACGCCGGGCAACCTGCCGGCGAAGACCGCATTGGCGCCGGGCGCATTGCCGCAAACCTCCAGTGCCCTGGTGCAACAAAGCGCCGCGAACAATCGCACGCAGCTCGAAGGCGGCCTGACCGTGCGCTTCGAAAATGCACCGGCCGGGTTGCGCGCCGATCCACCACAGACCAATCAGCCGGCCCTGGCGGTGAGCTCGCGTATCGGCTATCGCTCACTGTCCACAGGAGGTTCCAATGAGCTGGCGTGA
- a CDS encoding DNA circularization protein — MSWRDRLLPASFRGVGFWVDQAKTPVGHKGQLHEYPQRDQPFFEGLGQQAKIHELTAFIVGPDCLEQRDKLLKALEQGSGELVHPWLGRLQVKVGECDMTHTRQDGGLVTFALKFYPDRPLQFPSAAINSQKLLLVSADSFLGSAVRRFEDAMTLIKAARIGIADLRNSLKEVYGVIEQELKPLIETYRQLSDLVKAVKELPKEVVAEFKGLLGDIRELKDFARDGYRGVIASVSQQVEAIRQADAPKLTTGKDTTAAAQAVADLVQDTLLVQAAQWIAAMPVAAPAVKLGATPSVAQQAVQPVQRRDVPVADDVLALRDALNEAIWQASLKADPDHYQALNSLRQQMAAHLTAVASSGVRLINLSFKQSLPALVVAYQQFADATRVTEVTQRNGVAHPGFLPPNDLKVSGE, encoded by the coding sequence ATGAGCTGGCGTGATCGTTTATTGCCGGCGTCGTTTCGTGGCGTCGGGTTCTGGGTCGATCAGGCGAAAACCCCGGTCGGCCACAAGGGGCAGTTGCACGAGTACCCACAGCGCGACCAGCCGTTCTTCGAAGGGCTCGGCCAGCAAGCGAAGATTCATGAGCTGACTGCATTCATTGTCGGCCCCGATTGCCTGGAGCAGCGCGACAAGTTGCTCAAGGCGTTGGAGCAGGGCAGCGGCGAACTGGTGCATCCGTGGCTGGGGCGTCTGCAGGTCAAGGTCGGTGAATGCGACATGACCCACACCCGCCAGGACGGCGGGCTGGTGACCTTCGCCCTGAAGTTCTACCCCGACCGACCACTGCAATTCCCCTCGGCCGCGATCAACAGCCAGAAACTGTTGCTGGTCTCGGCTGACAGCTTCCTCGGTTCGGCGGTGCGGCGTTTCGAGGACGCCATGACCTTGATCAAGGCCGCGCGGATCGGCATCGCTGACCTGCGCAATAGTCTCAAGGAGGTCTACGGCGTGATCGAGCAAGAGCTCAAGCCGTTGATCGAGACCTATCGGCAACTCAGCGATCTGGTCAAGGCGGTGAAAGAGCTGCCCAAGGAAGTGGTCGCCGAGTTCAAGGGGTTGCTGGGTGACATCCGGGAGTTGAAAGACTTTGCCCGTGACGGCTATCGCGGCGTGATTGCCAGCGTGTCGCAACAGGTGGAAGCGATTCGTCAGGCCGACGCTCCCAAGCTCACCACCGGCAAGGACACCACGGCGGCGGCCCAGGCCGTGGCCGATCTGGTGCAGGACACGCTACTGGTGCAGGCCGCGCAATGGATTGCGGCGATGCCGGTGGCGGCACCGGCGGTCAAGTTGGGCGCTACACCCTCGGTGGCGCAACAGGCGGTGCAACCGGTCCAGCGTCGGGACGTGCCGGTGGCCGATGATGTCCTGGCCTTGCGCGATGCCCTCAACGAGGCCATCTGGCAAGCCTCGCTCAAGGCCGATCCGGATCACTACCAGGCGCTGAACAGCCTGCGTCAGCAAATGGCCGCGCACCTGACGGCGGTAGCGTCGTCGGGCGTAAGGCTGATCAACCTGTCGTTCAAGCAAAGCTTGCCGGCGTTGGTGGTGGCGTATCAGCAGTTTGCCGATGCCACCCGGGTGACTGAAGTGACCCAGCGCAACGGTGTAGCCCATCCGGGTTTCCTGCCGCCCAACGACCTGAAAGTCTCGGGGGAGTAA